A genome region from Candidatus Eisenbacteria bacterium includes the following:
- a CDS encoding uracil-DNA glycosylase: MVARVRKRAHRDEDYWGRPVPGFGDPRARVMLVGLAPAAHGANRTGRMFTGDSSGDWLFEALHRHGFANQPTSVSRDDGLRLRDCWIGAAARCAPPGNKPLPGELANCRDHLAAELRLLERLRVVVALGRIGHEAFLRASGWWAKLAPRERPAFAHGAEARLPDGRVLLSSFHPSRQNTNTGKLTRAMWHAVFARARDLAEAAKSS, translated from the coding sequence ATGGTCGCGCGCGTCCGGAAGCGCGCCCACCGCGACGAGGACTACTGGGGCCGCCCGGTGCCGGGTTTCGGCGACCCGCGCGCCCGCGTGATGCTGGTCGGTCTCGCGCCGGCGGCGCACGGCGCCAATCGCACCGGCCGCATGTTCACCGGCGATTCGAGCGGCGACTGGCTGTTCGAAGCGCTTCACCGCCACGGCTTCGCGAACCAGCCGACGAGCGTCTCGCGCGACGACGGCCTGCGGCTGCGCGACTGCTGGATCGGCGCGGCCGCCCGCTGCGCGCCGCCCGGCAACAAGCCGCTGCCCGGGGAACTCGCGAACTGCCGCGACCACCTCGCCGCCGAACTCCGGCTGCTCGAACGCCTGCGCGTCGTCGTCGCGCTCGGCCGCATCGGCCACGAGGCCTTCCTGCGCGCGAGCGGCTGGTGGGCGAAGCTCGCTCCCCGCGAGCGCCCCGCCTTCGCGCACGGCGCCGAGGCACGGCTGCCCGACGGGCGCGTGCTGCTCTCGAGCTTTCACCCCAGCCGCCAGAACACCAACACCGGCAAGCTGACGCGAGCGATGTGGCACGCGGTGTTCGCGCGGGCGCGCGATCTGGCCGAGGCGGCGAAGTCCTCCTGA
- a CDS encoding T9SS type A sorting domain-containing protein: MQRMDIGLLAALLLAATGAGDRLAAPGRIAAPRAAATGAAGPAVPRFALFGWVSPPRAQASAERYAELARAGFNVTVLAWQDSGTVADNRDRLAWTRPLGVRNLLLDMDLARVPPGDSTGLAWADSVAARYRDDPAFLGYYLGDEPGREDFAEKAWYFALLRERDPGHLSWNNLRGRQVFASREAWLDYTRAYVREVHPAVLCNDHYDFLESGDRGEFVENVAGLAAVARESGLPFWGIVQLVGHGPFREATPPLLRWQVAHWLAYGARGIGIFTYWTPPPDPQWNWRPAMITWEGGRTALYDAVRTLNARLLPLGEALAGVQWLSTEHAGSVPAGGTAFSPDSLLASVEGRAALGTFADSSGAPWLFVASADSSAARTVALVLASAGRRAWRWRDAGDWEPLAVGADRRVTLDLAAGDFALLRFSGALDSLRSGRGGLRLAIAPNPARDGVTFTLAGVSGPARLELLDVAGRRVWSRAVEGGEATLRWSGERERGGRAAPGIYFARAEDSRGVLVRRVTWLGGP, translated from the coding sequence ATGCAACGAATGGACATCGGCCTGCTCGCGGCGCTGCTGCTCGCCGCGACGGGCGCGGGCGACCGGCTCGCGGCGCCCGGAAGGATCGCCGCCCCGCGCGCCGCCGCGACGGGCGCCGCGGGCCCCGCCGTGCCACGCTTCGCGCTCTTCGGCTGGGTCAGCCCGCCGCGCGCGCAGGCTTCGGCGGAGCGGTACGCCGAGCTGGCACGGGCCGGCTTCAACGTCACCGTGCTCGCGTGGCAGGACTCCGGAACCGTCGCCGACAACCGCGACCGGCTCGCCTGGACGCGCCCGCTGGGCGTTCGGAATCTGCTCCTCGACATGGACCTCGCGCGGGTCCCGCCGGGCGACAGCACGGGGCTCGCCTGGGCGGACTCGGTCGCGGCGCGCTATCGCGACGACCCCGCGTTCCTCGGCTACTACCTGGGCGACGAGCCGGGGCGCGAGGACTTCGCCGAGAAGGCCTGGTACTTCGCGCTGCTGCGCGAGCGCGACCCCGGGCACCTGTCGTGGAACAACCTGCGGGGGCGGCAGGTGTTCGCGAGCCGCGAAGCGTGGCTCGACTACACGCGCGCCTACGTGCGCGAGGTGCACCCGGCGGTGCTCTGCAACGACCACTACGACTTCCTCGAATCGGGCGACCGCGGGGAGTTCGTCGAAAACGTCGCCGGCCTCGCGGCGGTCGCGCGCGAGAGCGGCCTGCCGTTCTGGGGCATCGTCCAGCTCGTCGGGCACGGCCCGTTCCGCGAGGCGACGCCGCCGCTGCTGCGCTGGCAGGTGGCGCACTGGCTCGCCTACGGCGCGCGCGGCATCGGCATCTTCACCTACTGGACGCCGCCGCCGGATCCGCAGTGGAACTGGCGGCCGGCGATGATCACCTGGGAGGGCGGGCGCACCGCGCTCTACGACGCCGTGCGGACGCTGAACGCGCGGCTGCTCCCGCTGGGTGAGGCGCTCGCGGGCGTGCAGTGGCTCTCGACCGAGCACGCCGGCTCCGTGCCCGCAGGGGGCACCGCGTTTTCGCCCGACTCGCTGCTCGCGTCGGTGGAGGGCCGGGCGGCGCTCGGCACGTTCGCCGACTCCTCGGGCGCGCCGTGGCTGTTCGTCGCCAGCGCCGATTCGAGCGCCGCGCGCACGGTCGCTCTGGTGCTCGCCTCCGCGGGCCGGCGCGCGTGGCGCTGGCGGGACGCCGGCGACTGGGAGCCGCTCGCCGTCGGAGCGGACCGGCGCGTGACGCTGGATCTCGCCGCCGGCGATTTCGCGCTGCTGCGCTTCTCGGGCGCGCTCGATTCGCTGCGCTCGGGGCGCGGCGGACTGCGACTGGCGATCGCGCCCAACCCGGCGCGGGACGGCGTGACCTTCACGCTCGCGGGCGTGAGCGGACCGGCGAGGCTCGAGCTGCTCGACGTCGCCGGACGGCGCGTCTGGTCGCGCGCCGTGGAGGGCGGTGAGGCCACGCTGCGCTGGAGCGGCGAGCGCGAGCGCGGCGGGCGCGCGGCGCCCGGAATCTACTTCGCGCGCGCCGAGGACTCGCGCGGCGTGCTCGTGCGCCGGGTGACCTGGCTGGGGGGCCCGTGA
- a CDS encoding TonB-dependent receptor, which translates to MIELLLITALSGPPDGAAAPAAAPGAIASPVATDSLPRPVATLPAIEVRRERARLDARRRLPTASVTDLPAGASNRAIESLSEVLSAAAGVRVTQYGGLGSFSTLSLRGAPAGQVSVFLDGVPLTSAAHGVVNLADLPVTAVERVEVYRGLAPLGFGSATPGGAVNLVTAGAPHLANARAAYGSFGTAETRATWGDHRGAFAWLAHAGWQGSGGDFRFFDDNDTRYNTADDEWTTRRNSRYDAGTALGRVVWSPREDLSFTARGELFRKAQGVPGRGANQAPNPRLTFARDLGALDAALAPAKARPGVTLRAHAQRERSRFRDREGELGLGVQDIDDGFLDRGLGAEVASPAGWRWLTASAGLAARREDARPSPPTLGLPTPPPSRRETSSAHAGFELHLADDVLLVHAARRWDRQHDRLRATLVAGQPYALDQSRVLNSPQAGARLRLSRGFEARANWTKSSRAPEFLELFGNQGDVLGNPKLVPERGESWDGGGAWRGRAGALEASLEWTVFASHLRQLIVFLPASQRSARPGNLGAAEIRGDELAWRAAWRTLAFSGARTRTSALQTDPASLYHGRRIPQRPEHETYARLDARHGPWTAALDVLDEGDSFLDPINFRRTPGRTLVGASLSRGFGRVRVTLEGKNLGDRHAEDVGGYPLPGRSVFVACDARLGPEPSHP; encoded by the coding sequence GTGATCGAGCTGCTTCTCATCACCGCACTGAGCGGCCCGCCCGACGGGGCCGCGGCCCCGGCCGCGGCGCCGGGCGCGATCGCGTCGCCCGTCGCGACCGACTCGCTGCCGCGGCCGGTCGCGACGCTGCCGGCGATCGAGGTCCGCCGCGAGCGCGCGCGGCTCGACGCGCGACGCCGCCTGCCCACCGCCAGCGTCACCGACCTGCCCGCGGGAGCGTCGAACCGCGCGATCGAGTCGCTCTCGGAGGTGCTGTCGGCCGCGGCCGGCGTGCGCGTGACGCAGTACGGGGGCCTCGGCTCGTTCAGCACGCTCTCGCTTCGCGGCGCGCCGGCGGGGCAGGTGTCGGTCTTCCTCGACGGCGTGCCGCTGACCTCGGCGGCGCACGGCGTCGTGAACCTCGCCGACCTGCCCGTCACCGCGGTCGAGCGCGTCGAGGTCTATCGCGGGCTCGCGCCGCTCGGCTTCGGCTCAGCCACCCCGGGCGGTGCGGTGAACCTGGTGACCGCCGGAGCCCCGCATCTCGCAAACGCGCGCGCGGCGTACGGCTCCTTCGGCACGGCCGAGACGCGCGCGACTTGGGGAGACCACCGCGGAGCGTTCGCCTGGCTCGCGCACGCGGGCTGGCAGGGCTCCGGTGGCGACTTCCGCTTCTTCGACGACAACGACACGCGCTACAACACCGCCGACGACGAGTGGACGACGCGACGGAACTCGCGCTACGACGCCGGCACCGCCCTGGGTCGCGTCGTCTGGTCGCCGCGCGAGGACCTGAGCTTCACCGCGCGCGGCGAGCTGTTCCGCAAGGCGCAGGGCGTGCCGGGCCGCGGCGCGAACCAGGCGCCGAACCCGCGCCTCACCTTCGCGCGCGACCTCGGCGCGCTCGATGCGGCCCTCGCGCCCGCGAAGGCGCGGCCCGGCGTCACGCTGCGCGCCCACGCCCAGCGCGAGCGCTCGCGCTTTCGCGACCGCGAGGGCGAACTGGGGCTGGGCGTGCAGGACATCGACGACGGGTTCCTCGATCGCGGCCTCGGTGCGGAGGTGGCCTCTCCGGCCGGCTGGCGCTGGCTGACCGCCAGCGCGGGGCTCGCCGCGCGGCGCGAGGACGCGCGGCCCTCGCCGCCCACGCTCGGCCTGCCGACTCCGCCGCCCAGCCGCCGCGAGACCTCGAGCGCGCACGCGGGATTCGAGCTGCACCTGGCCGACGACGTGCTGCTCGTGCACGCCGCGCGCCGCTGGGACCGCCAGCACGACCGGCTGCGCGCGACGCTCGTCGCCGGCCAGCCCTACGCGCTCGATCAATCGCGCGTGCTGAACTCGCCGCAGGCCGGGGCGCGCCTGCGCCTGAGCCGCGGCTTCGAGGCGCGCGCCAACTGGACGAAGAGTTCGCGCGCGCCGGAGTTCCTCGAGCTGTTCGGCAATCAGGGCGACGTGCTCGGCAATCCGAAGCTCGTGCCCGAGCGCGGCGAGAGCTGGGACGGGGGCGGCGCCTGGCGCGGCCGCGCCGGGGCGCTCGAGGCCTCGCTCGAATGGACGGTGTTCGCCTCGCACCTGCGCCAGCTCATCGTCTTCCTGCCCGCTTCGCAGCGCAGCGCGCGCCCGGGCAACCTCGGAGCGGCGGAGATCCGCGGCGACGAGCTGGCCTGGCGGGCCGCCTGGCGCACGCTGGCGTTCTCGGGGGCGCGCACCCGCACCTCTGCGCTGCAGACCGACCCGGCCTCGCTCTACCACGGCCGGCGCATTCCGCAGCGGCCGGAGCACGAGACGTACGCGCGGCTCGACGCGCGGCACGGCCCGTGGACCGCGGCCCTCGACGTGCTGGACGAGGGCGACAGCTTTCTCGATCCGATCAACTTCCGCCGCACTCCCGGCCGCACGCTCGTCGGCGCGTCGCTCTCGCGCGGCTTCGGGCGCGTGCGCGTGACGCTCGAGGGCAAGAACCTCGGCGACCGGCACGCCGAGGACGTCGGCGGCTATCCGCTTCCCGGCCGCAGCGTGTTCGTCGCCTGCGACGCACGCCTGGGGCCGGAGCCTTCCCACCCGTGA